AtgtcaaattattattttaaccaattaaattcattggatcATTTAATaactcacacttttccattggggcattaaatttttctcatttttcaatatcagaattttgataaaagtgaaaacattataaataagcgtaatttatcttgtttaaataaaaaaaaaattgaggaatctcgatgcaaattaattaatcgttaaaacgcgtgaaaaataccaaaacgtaaaaaacaaaaaagagacGAAGGGAGTAGTATTTTATTCATTTGTAAGTTTGCAAGTGGGGAAAACTTAAAAAGCAATGTTTTGAACACTAATACACCCCACTCTATAATGTAAGGTTAGTAAACAAAAAATGAATTACGAAACATGACATAATTTATATTGACTAATTTTAGACATAAGTtgagacaaaataagttttttcatacattttcacacaaaaataagtttatttcagataaaataagttcggaTAAGTTTAGTTCATATACAttaagataatataagttcagacaaaattaatcgaatagaacggagccttaATCTATCAACTACTTCATAGTATTTATTTATCACTTGAATTATTATTCACGATATATGGATAGAGGAAAAACAACAAATTAACCTCTATAGTCTATATATTAATTACAcaaatcaaactcaaattctaCTTGAATTAGTTTAGATCCGCAATGAAAATTATAATACTCTAATTCAACGGGCTGGGAGCCCATTAAATCCGGATCCAGTCTAATTAAAAACGGGCTCAAACCGTTATTTAATAAATGGGCTATATAGCCCATTAAGCCTACGCGTTCCCTTTTCACTAAAAATATGGGccttttgttttagaaatataTTGGTCTTGTATTTAAGTTTTACTTAAATTACAATTTACAAGTTACATGAAACGGGCCTTTTATTTTGGGCTAGTATGAGGATTTATGAAACAGTTGGAAGTCCAATGGGCTTTGGACAAAGCTGAACTGCTCTGATCTTCCTTCTCTTCATCTGAAAATCTCAAATAAGGTGCTCAAATCTAAATTTTTAAGGTCTAGTCTGATCTAATTGAAAATTTAGTCTGATATTATCTAATCTCCTAATTTGACTTGATATTAACCATACttatatattaatatattatgtagGATCCTGTTAAATCCGTTTTAGTGTGTtctataatatttattttttataatttttacaaattaCCATACCGATCCAAAATTGGCCCGAAGTTCGCTATTTTTGGCCCGAAATAGAGGGTTTTGGGCACACGAAATTGGCCCGGAGCTTGGCTCGGCATGGCCCGACATAATGGGTTTTCGTCATCGTCCCGACTAGGACCCGACCCGACGtgccttttgatcaggtctactatGAACTTGTAGGTAAATAGTGGTGATCTCTAAATAAACAGAAGTGTGTTTATATGTTAataaacagtttcaaaaatcaTCAAATGGGCCCGTTAATAGAGGTTATCTCTAAATAGACAGTGTAAATATATGAACAATTTCATATGTAAATAGAGTTAATAGAGGTGATATATGTTAATAAATAGTTTTACATGTAAATAGAGGTGATCTCTAAATAAACAGCGTCTTAGAGGTTGTGTTATATTAGATATTTTAACACTATTAGGATTTTCAATGTTGTAAGTCTCATATTAATATTGATCAATGAGAATCACTTGGATCGGGAAGTTCCACTGTATCTAATAGGATTCAGGTTAGACTTCCCAGGATATAATGTATTGACTATGCAATATGAACAATTGAATTATTTCTTTACACTTAACAAAACAAGTATTGACAATCTTTCTACAAAGATAAAATCACCTTTAAGTGAGAGGGGTTACTACTCACTAGGACTAATAAAGGTACTTAATGTTTTTGTAATTAAATCAAAGAAATAAATGTATAATTACAACAACGAGTCAACGAGTCAAACAGGAAGCCGAGGCAAACCCTCCACCGGTGTCACAACCGTGCCAAAAAACCTCTTCGACCTCGAATCTCCATCTCCGCCACTATCTCCACCATTATTCCTCGCCGTCCACCTAAAAGACCGCCCGAAAAACCGTACATAACGACTACTTCCACTCCCttccccaccaccaccactccgATACCCCCGTCGCGAACTCGACACCCGCGGCAAAGCCACAAAGCTAGCTGACCGCTTCAGCTTCGGCggagccaccaccaccaccaactgCTTCCGAATCTCATCCGGCAACCTCAACGTAAACCTCTCCCGATCCTCACCGAGTCCACTCAGTGAGTGACCCGTCGAGTGCGATCTCAACACTCCCAGTCTCCCTTTCGTCATCAACTCTGGTACAATCGTAACTTCCACCCCATCGGAAATCAAACCAGGATCCAACTCCGGGTGAGTTTCTTCTTTGCCCGACAACTCGTGATCCGGGTCAGGAACAAGGTCAGCTCGGCAAACGGGGCAAGTAGTGTGCCCAGAAAGCCAAACATCAATACACTCAGGATGGAAAACATGATCACATTTCGGAAGCAAACGCAGCGTTTCATCCTTCTCAAACTCGTTAAGACAAACAGCACACTCCAGATTTCCTTTTCCGATCTTCAACTCCTGAACTTCGTCGGAATATACAAAAATCGGAAACGTGTCGATCACTGATTGGTCTAACCCCCGTCGAAGATTCATCTTCATTACATTCCCATTTCCGGCGATATCGGAAGAGgaattattggaattggaacATTGTTGAATGTAAATGGAAACACACCCAGTAACAAAAAAACCCAGGACTAAAACGATTACGATTAACGCCATTGACGGACTTATTTTATTGCCGTCTAACCCATAATCGTCGACCGGTAACGACGGCGATGACGGATCATACGGCGGCGGCTGTGCTTCCACGGTGTTTATCAAGGAGGTTGAGATTAAAATGggtaataataatgataaaatATAGAGGTGGTTGATGGTGCAACAATGGCGGATCTTCATTTAGAGAGATTCTAATTTCTAATTTGGGTGAATTTTAGATTTGAATTGGGTGTTACTTAAAAAGGGGGAGTAGGAGTTGGCGTGGGAAAGAAGAAAGTGGGGTCCAGTAGAGTGTTGTGATGACGTAATGAGTGAGGGAGTTTGTTGATAGGCGGCATTTTGGGAGGAAGAAGGGAGGTTGACTTTATTAGGATTTGTTTGGGGAGTAGACAATTGACTTTctagaattttgaattttgagtttgacTTCTACTACATATTCTAGATTCTAGGGTTTAGATTCAAAATAATGCATTATTTTGTTTTTGGGTTAAGGTAAAAATGAAGGTTAGATCTATGAAGAAAAACAAATGGATCTATAATGTAAAATGGGTTGAGGAAAGTTCATTTCAAATTTGAGTCTAAGAGCAAGATTAGCGCTAGTATAAGCTAAGACTTccacatcatctttttattaATCAGATTCTTGTCGAGATCCTTTCAGATTTACTTAAATTTTCCACTTCACCCCTCGTActcattcaagactcctaaaataaaaaaataaaaaagaaaaaataataataataagattcAATTTACAATTTAAACGTCTTCAGTAGAGTCTTGGAATTCCAAGACTCTTGCTCAGACTTTTGTCATACTCTTCCACTTAAATGGGAGGTCTTAGGTTAATACTCAATAAGACTATTGTTCAGACTACTGCTCAAACCAGCGCTAATCTTGCTCTAATGAGATTCGATGTATTGTAAGTAGAGgtgacaaaaaaattaaaatttggaaCGGGAGATCGGGGAAGACATTAATATAAAAAATCACGCTCTAATTCAAAAATTTGGTAAGGGCTTTTCTTCTTGGATTCGGCTTTGGTCTAAAAATGTATATTTTAGGCTGTCcaaaattacatttttttttgggtcGGGCCAGTGGTCTAGGCTATAGTTGATCAGGTCTAACTGTAAGACCTCGAACCTATTATCCGATTGTACATACCAAATAATAGGTACATCCAAATCAAGGTTAGTCAAATCGTGTTTCTACTTCAAATTGGAAAAAACTTATTGTTGTTGAATCGTAAAATCGTAAGATTCAATTCTATGGATTTGGAAAATTGagattctatgatttaatttgtaaattgttatttttcaattgaccgcacttaaaattaaattatttaaatttaatatttttttaatacttcgtatagtTTTAGAAGAGAATAGGGCGTATGTCGTAATAATTTATCATTGTTGTATTAGATTGTTGCATTATAACATGTAAGATCGTGAATTTGAATCAGTCACGTATTAAAGAATCGTaacattctaagattcaatTAGTGATTTTAACAACTGTTcatccaaaaatattatatttgtcaTTTTATACACTACTAGATGCGCCTGTATAGCTAAAACTTTACAGAATCGAATATTCCCTAGCTCGAATTTCCgaagatatttttttttgttctattaCGAGGAGTTCTCACTGCCTTTGGCGAGTAGATTAATCTTCCGCGAGAGTTTGTTTGGGTATTCCGATGGACAGCATCCCTCTCAGCtaaggtttttttttctataCCCAA
This genomic stretch from Spinacia oleracea cultivar Varoflay chromosome 3, BTI_SOV_V1, whole genome shotgun sequence harbors:
- the LOC110791752 gene encoding E3 ubiquitin-protein ligase ATL31-like — protein: MKIRHCCTINHLYILSLLLPILISTSLINTVEAQPPPYDPSSPSLPVDDYGLDGNKISPSMALIVIVLVLGFFVTGCVSIYIQQCSNSNNSSSDIAGNGNVMKMNLRRGLDQSVIDTFPIFVYSDEVQELKIGKGNLECAVCLNEFEKDETLRLLPKCDHVFHPECIDVWLSGHTTCPVCRADLVPDPDHELSGKEETHPELDPGLISDGVEVTIVPELMTKGRLGVLRSHSTGHSLSGLGEDRERFTLRLPDEIRKQLVVVVAPPKLKRSASFVALPRVSSSRRGYRSGGGGEGSGSSRYVRFFGRSFRWTARNNGGDSGGDGDSRSKRFFGTVVTPVEGLPRLPV